One genomic segment of Gasterosteus aculeatus chromosome 6, fGasAcu3.hap1.1, whole genome shotgun sequence includes these proteins:
- the lrrfip2 gene encoding leucine-rich repeat flightless-interacting protein 2 isoform X1, whose translation MGTQGCGRKRAPLKDRFSAEDDALSSIAREAEARLAAKRAARAEARDIRMRELERQQKERSYHTSSSSGNRKWGQIHQWMADSEKARSSSSSITSRHRRGLDDDVMSIRSYRSTSSSAARDLGSKSRSSSRRKDVLSDGPSSSSTLKTSRSTSSVYSDLHGHKRASSSSSKKDLLTGLYHDQRTYSSLSKTKPTAPLSTSTYQPRATTSSSSTVGVALPRSYSMASLCDDTGLCGSGYSSRAPSEYSLYSGAGSTHSSPVSSSDDDTVSSVSQERFGRGRRDSVSSDFSDISESAADYFSRTSRRGSVVSDLDDLSIPDLDALDEKCDKQYTDFSRPSSRCTTPGLSAATLASLGGTSSRRGSADTGSIYDPDTSLSELRDIYELKDQIQDVEGRYMQGLKELKESLAEVEEKYKKAMVSNAQLDNDKGNLIYQVDTLKDVIEEMEEQTAEMKRELEDKTKELERQKHTCTVLQHKQEELKEGLRQRDELIEESQRMQTKLDALTREAFDLQETINWKDKKIGALERQKEYFDCIRNERDELRDELADIKGKAKAGEKHGLVIIPDGTPNGDVNHEPLSSGITVVSQEAAQVLESAGEGPLDVRLRKLAEEKDELLAQIRKLKNQLEEERQKHTKMDSACTDGERMENGTDLHVIEMQRDANRQISEYKFKLSKAEQEMGTMEQNINRLEGQVSRYKSSADSSEKVEDELKAEKRKLQRELRTALDKIDEMEMTNNHLVKRLEKMKANRNALLSQQ comes from the exons GCGGAGGCGAGGCTTGCGGCGAAGAGGGCGGCTCGGGCGGAGGCCAGGGATATTCGAATGAGGGAACTTGAGCGGCAGCAGAAAGAG CGCTCTTACCACAcatccagcagcagcggcaacAGGAAATGGGGTCAGATCCACCAGTGGATG GCTGACTCAGAAAAGGCCAGAAGCTCTAGTAGTAGTATAACCAGCCGTCATCGTCGG GGGctggatgatgatgtcatgtcaATCCGCAGCTACAGG TCAACCTCATCATCGGCAGCCCGTGACTTGGGGTCCAAGAGTAGATCCAGTTCCCGTAGGAAAGACGTGTTG TCCGATGGCCCCTCCTCTAGCTCCACCCTCAAGACTTCCCGCTCCACT AGTTCTGTGTACAGTGACCTGCATGGCCATAAAagggcctcctccagctcctcgaaGAAAGACCTGCTG ACTGGACTTTACCACGATCAAAGGACCTACAGCAGCCTATCGAAGACCAAACCAACGGCTcctctctccacctccacctatCAGCCTCGG GCCACCacttcctcgtcctccaccgTGGGCGTGGCGCTGCCTCGCAGCTACAGCATG GCCTCTCTCTGCGACGACACCGGCCTTTGCGGCTCAGGGTACAGTTCAAGAGCT CCCTCTGAATACAGCTTGTACTCTGGAGCCGGCTCCACCCACAGCAGCCCTGTG TCCTCCTCTGATGATGACACTGTCAGCAGCGTGTCCCAGGAACGCTTCGGCAGAGGCCGCAGGGACAGTGTG TCGTCTGACTTCTCCGACATTAGTGAGTCGGCTGCTGATTATTTCAGCCGCACCAGCCGGAGAGGCAGTGTTGTGTCTGACCTCGATGATTTGAGCATTCCGGATTTGGACGCT CTGGATGAAAAATGTGACAAGCAGTACACAGATTTTAGTCGG CCGTCTTCCCGATGTACCACCCCGGGCCTCTCGGCTGCCACGTTGGCATCGCTAGGGGGCACCTCGTCACGGCGGGGCAGCGCAGACACGGGCAGTATCTACGACCCCGACACCAGTCTAAGTGAACTTAGG GATATCTATGAACTAAAGGACCAGATTCAGGATGTAGAAGGGCGGTACATGCAAGGGCTTAAAGAGCTGAAG GAATCACTTgccgaggtggaggagaagtatAAGAAAGCCATGGTATCGAATGCACAGCTGGACAACGACAAAGGCAACCTCATCTATCAAGTGGACACACTAAAGGACGTCatagaggagatggaggaacaGACGgctgagatgaagagagagCTGGAGGACAAGACAAAG GAACTAGAAAGACAAAAGCACACGTGTACAGTCCTGCAGCATAAACAAGAAGAGCTGAAAGAGGGACTTCGCCAGAGAGATGAGCTTATAGAG GAGAGCCAGCGAATGCAGACTAAGTTAGATGCCCTCACCAGAGAGGCGTTTGACCTACAAGAAACTATAAACTGGAAGGACAAAAAGATCGGG GCcctagagagacagaaagagtaCTTTGATTGCATTAGGAATGAGAGAGACGAGCTCAGAGATGAGCTTGCTGACATCAAGGGGAAGGCCAAAGCCGGAGAG AAACACGGGCTGGTCATCATCCCGGACGGCACTCCCAATGGAGACGTCAACCATGAGCCTCTGTCTTCAGGGATCACCGTGGTCTCCCAGGAGGCCGCCCAGGTGCTGGAGTCTGCAGGAGAGGGCCCGCTGG ATGTCAGGCTACGGAAGTTGGCCGAGGAGAAAGACGAACTGCTGGCTCAGATCAGGAAGCTGAAGaatcagctggaggaggagagacagaaacacacaaagatgGACAGTGCGTGCACAGACGGGGAGAGGATGGAAAACGGTACAGACCTGCACGTTATTGAGATGCAGA gAGATGCCAACAGACAGATTAGtgaatataaattcaagctttcCAAGGCAGAACAGGAAATGGGTACAATGGAACAAAAT ATCAACAGACTTGAAGGGCAAGTGTCCAGGTACAAGTCGTCAGCAGACAGCTCGGAGAAAGTAGAAGACGAACTTAAAGCTGAAAAACGGAAACTTCAACGAGAG CTGCGCACAGCCCTGGATAAGATCGATGAGATGGAGATGACCAACAACCATCTTGTAAAGCGCCTTGAGAAGATGAAGGCCAACAGAAACGCCCTCCTGTCGCAGCAGTGA
- the lrrfip2 gene encoding leucine-rich repeat flightless-interacting protein 2 isoform X4, whose protein sequence is MGTQGCGRKRAPLKDRFSAEDDALSSIAREAEARLAAKRAARAEARDIRMRELERQQKERSYHTSSSSGNRKWGQIHQWMADSEKARSSSSSITSRHRRGLDDDVMSIRSYRSTSSSAARDLGSKSRSSSRRKDVLSDGPSSSSTLKTSRSTSSVYSDLHGHKRASSSSSKKDLLTGLYHDQRTYSSLSKTKPTAPLSTSTYQPRATTSSSSTVGVALPRSYSMASLCDDTGLCGSGYSSRAPSEYSLYSGAGSTHSSPVSSDFSDISESAADYFSRTSRRGSVVSDLDDLSIPDLDALDEKCDKQYTDFSRPSSRCTTPGLSAATLASLGGTSSRRGSADTGSIYDPDTSLSELRDIYELKDQIQDVEGRYMQGLKELKESLAEVEEKYKKAMVSNAQLDNDKGNLIYQVDTLKDVIEEMEEQTAEMKRELEDKTKELERQKHTCTVLQHKQEELKEGLRQRDELIEESQRMQTKLDALTREAFDLQETINWKDKKIGALERQKEYFDCIRNERDELRDELADIKGKAKAGEKHGLVIIPDGTPNGDVNHEPLSSGITVVSQEAAQVLESAGEGPLDVRLRKLAEEKDELLAQIRKLKNQLEEERQKHTKMDSACTDGERMENGTDLHVIEMQRDANRQISEYKFKLSKAEQEMGTMEQNINRLEGQVSRYKSSADSSEKVEDELKAEKRKLQRELRTALDKIDEMEMTNNHLVKRLEKMKANRNALLSQQ, encoded by the exons GCGGAGGCGAGGCTTGCGGCGAAGAGGGCGGCTCGGGCGGAGGCCAGGGATATTCGAATGAGGGAACTTGAGCGGCAGCAGAAAGAG CGCTCTTACCACAcatccagcagcagcggcaacAGGAAATGGGGTCAGATCCACCAGTGGATG GCTGACTCAGAAAAGGCCAGAAGCTCTAGTAGTAGTATAACCAGCCGTCATCGTCGG GGGctggatgatgatgtcatgtcaATCCGCAGCTACAGG TCAACCTCATCATCGGCAGCCCGTGACTTGGGGTCCAAGAGTAGATCCAGTTCCCGTAGGAAAGACGTGTTG TCCGATGGCCCCTCCTCTAGCTCCACCCTCAAGACTTCCCGCTCCACT AGTTCTGTGTACAGTGACCTGCATGGCCATAAAagggcctcctccagctcctcgaaGAAAGACCTGCTG ACTGGACTTTACCACGATCAAAGGACCTACAGCAGCCTATCGAAGACCAAACCAACGGCTcctctctccacctccacctatCAGCCTCGG GCCACCacttcctcgtcctccaccgTGGGCGTGGCGCTGCCTCGCAGCTACAGCATG GCCTCTCTCTGCGACGACACCGGCCTTTGCGGCTCAGGGTACAGTTCAAGAGCT CCCTCTGAATACAGCTTGTACTCTGGAGCCGGCTCCACCCACAGCAGCCCTGTG TCGTCTGACTTCTCCGACATTAGTGAGTCGGCTGCTGATTATTTCAGCCGCACCAGCCGGAGAGGCAGTGTTGTGTCTGACCTCGATGATTTGAGCATTCCGGATTTGGACGCT CTGGATGAAAAATGTGACAAGCAGTACACAGATTTTAGTCGG CCGTCTTCCCGATGTACCACCCCGGGCCTCTCGGCTGCCACGTTGGCATCGCTAGGGGGCACCTCGTCACGGCGGGGCAGCGCAGACACGGGCAGTATCTACGACCCCGACACCAGTCTAAGTGAACTTAGG GATATCTATGAACTAAAGGACCAGATTCAGGATGTAGAAGGGCGGTACATGCAAGGGCTTAAAGAGCTGAAG GAATCACTTgccgaggtggaggagaagtatAAGAAAGCCATGGTATCGAATGCACAGCTGGACAACGACAAAGGCAACCTCATCTATCAAGTGGACACACTAAAGGACGTCatagaggagatggaggaacaGACGgctgagatgaagagagagCTGGAGGACAAGACAAAG GAACTAGAAAGACAAAAGCACACGTGTACAGTCCTGCAGCATAAACAAGAAGAGCTGAAAGAGGGACTTCGCCAGAGAGATGAGCTTATAGAG GAGAGCCAGCGAATGCAGACTAAGTTAGATGCCCTCACCAGAGAGGCGTTTGACCTACAAGAAACTATAAACTGGAAGGACAAAAAGATCGGG GCcctagagagacagaaagagtaCTTTGATTGCATTAGGAATGAGAGAGACGAGCTCAGAGATGAGCTTGCTGACATCAAGGGGAAGGCCAAAGCCGGAGAG AAACACGGGCTGGTCATCATCCCGGACGGCACTCCCAATGGAGACGTCAACCATGAGCCTCTGTCTTCAGGGATCACCGTGGTCTCCCAGGAGGCCGCCCAGGTGCTGGAGTCTGCAGGAGAGGGCCCGCTGG ATGTCAGGCTACGGAAGTTGGCCGAGGAGAAAGACGAACTGCTGGCTCAGATCAGGAAGCTGAAGaatcagctggaggaggagagacagaaacacacaaagatgGACAGTGCGTGCACAGACGGGGAGAGGATGGAAAACGGTACAGACCTGCACGTTATTGAGATGCAGA gAGATGCCAACAGACAGATTAGtgaatataaattcaagctttcCAAGGCAGAACAGGAAATGGGTACAATGGAACAAAAT ATCAACAGACTTGAAGGGCAAGTGTCCAGGTACAAGTCGTCAGCAGACAGCTCGGAGAAAGTAGAAGACGAACTTAAAGCTGAAAAACGGAAACTTCAACGAGAG CTGCGCACAGCCCTGGATAAGATCGATGAGATGGAGATGACCAACAACCATCTTGTAAAGCGCCTTGAGAAGATGAAGGCCAACAGAAACGCCCTCCTGTCGCAGCAGTGA
- the lrrfip2 gene encoding leucine-rich repeat flightless-interacting protein 2 isoform X10, protein MGTQGCGRKRAPLKDRFSAEDDALSSIAREAEARLAAKRAARAEARDIRMRELERQQKERSYHTSSSSGNRKWGQIHQWMADSEKARSSSSSITSRHRRGLDDDVMSIRSYRSTSSSAARDLGSKSRSSSRRKDVLSDGPSSSSTLKTSRSTSSVYSDLHGHKRASSSSSKKDLLTGLYHDQRTYSSLSKTKPTAPLSTSTYQPRATTSSSSTVGVALPRSYSMASLCDDTGLCGSGYSSRAPSEYSLYSGAGSTHSSPVSSSDDDTVSSVSQERFGRGRRDSVSSDFSDISESAADYFSRTSRRGSVVSDLDDLSIPDLDALDEKCDKQYTDFSRPSSRCTTPGLSAATLASLGGTSSRRGSADTGSIYDPDTSLSELRESLAEVEEKYKKAMVSNAQLDNDKGNLIYQVDTLKDVIEEMEEQTAEMKRELEDKTKELERQKHTCTVLQHKQEELKEGLRQRDELIEALERQKEYFDCIRNERDELRDELADIKGKAKAGEKHGLVIIPDGTPNGDVNHEPLSSGITVVSQEAAQVLESAGEGPLDVRLRKLAEEKDELLAQIRKLKNQLEEERQKHTKMDSACTDGERMENGTDLHVIEMQRDANRQISEYKFKLSKAEQEMGTMEQNINRLEGQVSRYKSSADSSEKVEDELKAEKRKLQRELRTALDKIDEMEMTNNHLVKRLEKMKANRNALLSQQ, encoded by the exons GCGGAGGCGAGGCTTGCGGCGAAGAGGGCGGCTCGGGCGGAGGCCAGGGATATTCGAATGAGGGAACTTGAGCGGCAGCAGAAAGAG CGCTCTTACCACAcatccagcagcagcggcaacAGGAAATGGGGTCAGATCCACCAGTGGATG GCTGACTCAGAAAAGGCCAGAAGCTCTAGTAGTAGTATAACCAGCCGTCATCGTCGG GGGctggatgatgatgtcatgtcaATCCGCAGCTACAGG TCAACCTCATCATCGGCAGCCCGTGACTTGGGGTCCAAGAGTAGATCCAGTTCCCGTAGGAAAGACGTGTTG TCCGATGGCCCCTCCTCTAGCTCCACCCTCAAGACTTCCCGCTCCACT AGTTCTGTGTACAGTGACCTGCATGGCCATAAAagggcctcctccagctcctcgaaGAAAGACCTGCTG ACTGGACTTTACCACGATCAAAGGACCTACAGCAGCCTATCGAAGACCAAACCAACGGCTcctctctccacctccacctatCAGCCTCGG GCCACCacttcctcgtcctccaccgTGGGCGTGGCGCTGCCTCGCAGCTACAGCATG GCCTCTCTCTGCGACGACACCGGCCTTTGCGGCTCAGGGTACAGTTCAAGAGCT CCCTCTGAATACAGCTTGTACTCTGGAGCCGGCTCCACCCACAGCAGCCCTGTG TCCTCCTCTGATGATGACACTGTCAGCAGCGTGTCCCAGGAACGCTTCGGCAGAGGCCGCAGGGACAGTGTG TCGTCTGACTTCTCCGACATTAGTGAGTCGGCTGCTGATTATTTCAGCCGCACCAGCCGGAGAGGCAGTGTTGTGTCTGACCTCGATGATTTGAGCATTCCGGATTTGGACGCT CTGGATGAAAAATGTGACAAGCAGTACACAGATTTTAGTCGG CCGTCTTCCCGATGTACCACCCCGGGCCTCTCGGCTGCCACGTTGGCATCGCTAGGGGGCACCTCGTCACGGCGGGGCAGCGCAGACACGGGCAGTATCTACGACCCCGACACCAGTCTAAGTGAACTTAGG GAATCACTTgccgaggtggaggagaagtatAAGAAAGCCATGGTATCGAATGCACAGCTGGACAACGACAAAGGCAACCTCATCTATCAAGTGGACACACTAAAGGACGTCatagaggagatggaggaacaGACGgctgagatgaagagagagCTGGAGGACAAGACAAAG GAACTAGAAAGACAAAAGCACACGTGTACAGTCCTGCAGCATAAACAAGAAGAGCTGAAAGAGGGACTTCGCCAGAGAGATGAGCTTATAGAG GCcctagagagacagaaagagtaCTTTGATTGCATTAGGAATGAGAGAGACGAGCTCAGAGATGAGCTTGCTGACATCAAGGGGAAGGCCAAAGCCGGAGAG AAACACGGGCTGGTCATCATCCCGGACGGCACTCCCAATGGAGACGTCAACCATGAGCCTCTGTCTTCAGGGATCACCGTGGTCTCCCAGGAGGCCGCCCAGGTGCTGGAGTCTGCAGGAGAGGGCCCGCTGG ATGTCAGGCTACGGAAGTTGGCCGAGGAGAAAGACGAACTGCTGGCTCAGATCAGGAAGCTGAAGaatcagctggaggaggagagacagaaacacacaaagatgGACAGTGCGTGCACAGACGGGGAGAGGATGGAAAACGGTACAGACCTGCACGTTATTGAGATGCAGA gAGATGCCAACAGACAGATTAGtgaatataaattcaagctttcCAAGGCAGAACAGGAAATGGGTACAATGGAACAAAAT ATCAACAGACTTGAAGGGCAAGTGTCCAGGTACAAGTCGTCAGCAGACAGCTCGGAGAAAGTAGAAGACGAACTTAAAGCTGAAAAACGGAAACTTCAACGAGAG CTGCGCACAGCCCTGGATAAGATCGATGAGATGGAGATGACCAACAACCATCTTGTAAAGCGCCTTGAGAAGATGAAGGCCAACAGAAACGCCCTCCTGTCGCAGCAGTGA
- the lrrfip2 gene encoding leucine-rich repeat flightless-interacting protein 2 isoform X6, with amino-acid sequence MGTQGCGRKRAPLKDRFSAEDDALSSIAREAEARLAAKRAARAEARDIRMRELERQQKERSYHTSSSSGNRKWGQIHQWMADSEKARSSSSSITSRHRRGLDDDVMSIRSYRSTSSSAARDLGSKSRSSSRRKDVLSDGPSSSSTLKTSRSTSSVYSDLHGHKRASSSSSKKDLLTGLYHDQRTYSSLSKTKPTAPLSTSTYQPRATTSSSSTVGVALPRSYSMASLCDDTGLCGSGYSSRAPSEYSLYSGAGSTHSSPVSSSDDDTVSSVSQERFGRGRRDSVSSDFSDISESAADYFSRTSRRGSVVSDLDDLSIPDLDALDEKCDKQYTDFSRPSSRCTTPGLSAATLASLGGTSSRRGSADTGSIYDPDTSLSELRESLAEVEEKYKKAMVSNAQLDNDKGNLIYQVDTLKDVIEEMEEQTAEMKRELEDKTKELERQKHTCTVLQHKQEELKEGLRQRDELIEESQRMQTKLDALTREAFDLQETINWKDKKIGALERQKEYFDCIRNERDELRDELADIKGKAKAGEKHGLVIIPDGTPNGDVNHEPLSSGITVVSQEAAQVLESAGEGPLDVRLRKLAEEKDELLAQIRKLKNQLEEERQKHTKMDSACTDGERMENGTDLHVIEMQRDANRQISEYKFKLSKAEQEMGTMEQNINRLEGQVSRYKSSADSSEKVEDELKAEKRKLQRELRTALDKIDEMEMTNNHLVKRLEKMKANRNALLSQQ; translated from the exons GCGGAGGCGAGGCTTGCGGCGAAGAGGGCGGCTCGGGCGGAGGCCAGGGATATTCGAATGAGGGAACTTGAGCGGCAGCAGAAAGAG CGCTCTTACCACAcatccagcagcagcggcaacAGGAAATGGGGTCAGATCCACCAGTGGATG GCTGACTCAGAAAAGGCCAGAAGCTCTAGTAGTAGTATAACCAGCCGTCATCGTCGG GGGctggatgatgatgtcatgtcaATCCGCAGCTACAGG TCAACCTCATCATCGGCAGCCCGTGACTTGGGGTCCAAGAGTAGATCCAGTTCCCGTAGGAAAGACGTGTTG TCCGATGGCCCCTCCTCTAGCTCCACCCTCAAGACTTCCCGCTCCACT AGTTCTGTGTACAGTGACCTGCATGGCCATAAAagggcctcctccagctcctcgaaGAAAGACCTGCTG ACTGGACTTTACCACGATCAAAGGACCTACAGCAGCCTATCGAAGACCAAACCAACGGCTcctctctccacctccacctatCAGCCTCGG GCCACCacttcctcgtcctccaccgTGGGCGTGGCGCTGCCTCGCAGCTACAGCATG GCCTCTCTCTGCGACGACACCGGCCTTTGCGGCTCAGGGTACAGTTCAAGAGCT CCCTCTGAATACAGCTTGTACTCTGGAGCCGGCTCCACCCACAGCAGCCCTGTG TCCTCCTCTGATGATGACACTGTCAGCAGCGTGTCCCAGGAACGCTTCGGCAGAGGCCGCAGGGACAGTGTG TCGTCTGACTTCTCCGACATTAGTGAGTCGGCTGCTGATTATTTCAGCCGCACCAGCCGGAGAGGCAGTGTTGTGTCTGACCTCGATGATTTGAGCATTCCGGATTTGGACGCT CTGGATGAAAAATGTGACAAGCAGTACACAGATTTTAGTCGG CCGTCTTCCCGATGTACCACCCCGGGCCTCTCGGCTGCCACGTTGGCATCGCTAGGGGGCACCTCGTCACGGCGGGGCAGCGCAGACACGGGCAGTATCTACGACCCCGACACCAGTCTAAGTGAACTTAGG GAATCACTTgccgaggtggaggagaagtatAAGAAAGCCATGGTATCGAATGCACAGCTGGACAACGACAAAGGCAACCTCATCTATCAAGTGGACACACTAAAGGACGTCatagaggagatggaggaacaGACGgctgagatgaagagagagCTGGAGGACAAGACAAAG GAACTAGAAAGACAAAAGCACACGTGTACAGTCCTGCAGCATAAACAAGAAGAGCTGAAAGAGGGACTTCGCCAGAGAGATGAGCTTATAGAG GAGAGCCAGCGAATGCAGACTAAGTTAGATGCCCTCACCAGAGAGGCGTTTGACCTACAAGAAACTATAAACTGGAAGGACAAAAAGATCGGG GCcctagagagacagaaagagtaCTTTGATTGCATTAGGAATGAGAGAGACGAGCTCAGAGATGAGCTTGCTGACATCAAGGGGAAGGCCAAAGCCGGAGAG AAACACGGGCTGGTCATCATCCCGGACGGCACTCCCAATGGAGACGTCAACCATGAGCCTCTGTCTTCAGGGATCACCGTGGTCTCCCAGGAGGCCGCCCAGGTGCTGGAGTCTGCAGGAGAGGGCCCGCTGG ATGTCAGGCTACGGAAGTTGGCCGAGGAGAAAGACGAACTGCTGGCTCAGATCAGGAAGCTGAAGaatcagctggaggaggagagacagaaacacacaaagatgGACAGTGCGTGCACAGACGGGGAGAGGATGGAAAACGGTACAGACCTGCACGTTATTGAGATGCAGA gAGATGCCAACAGACAGATTAGtgaatataaattcaagctttcCAAGGCAGAACAGGAAATGGGTACAATGGAACAAAAT ATCAACAGACTTGAAGGGCAAGTGTCCAGGTACAAGTCGTCAGCAGACAGCTCGGAGAAAGTAGAAGACGAACTTAAAGCTGAAAAACGGAAACTTCAACGAGAG CTGCGCACAGCCCTGGATAAGATCGATGAGATGGAGATGACCAACAACCATCTTGTAAAGCGCCTTGAGAAGATGAAGGCCAACAGAAACGCCCTCCTGTCGCAGCAGTGA
- the lrrfip2 gene encoding leucine-rich repeat flightless-interacting protein 2 isoform X11: MGTQGCGRKRAPLKDRFSAEDDALSSIAREAEARLAAKRAARAEARDIRMRELERQQKERSYHTSSSSGNRKWGQIHQWMADSEKARSSSSSITSRHRRGLDDDVMSIRSYRSTSSSAARDLGSKSRSSSRRKDVLSDGPSSSSTLKTSRSTSSVYSDLHGHKRASSSSSKKDLLTGLYHDQRTYSSLSKTKPTAPLSTSTYQPRATTSSSSTVGVALPRSYSMASLCDDTGLCGSGYSSRAPSEYSLYSGAGSTHSSPVSSSDDDTVSSVSQERFGRGRRDSVSSDFSDISESAADYFSRTSRRGSVVSDLDDLSIPDLDALDEKCDKQYTDFSRPSSRCTTPGLSAATLASLGGTSSRRGSADTGSIYDPDTSLSELRDIYELKDQIQDVEGRYMQGLKELKESLAEVEEKYKKAMVSNAQLDNDKGNLIYQVDTLKDVIEEMEEQTAEMKRELEDKTKELERQKHTCTVLQHKQEELKEGLRQRDELIEKHGLVIIPDGTPNGDVNHEPLSSGITVVSQEAAQVLESAGEGPLDVRLRKLAEEKDELLAQIRKLKNQLEEERQKHTKMDSACTDGERMENGTDLHVIEMQRDANRQISEYKFKLSKAEQEMGTMEQNINRLEGQVSRYKSSADSSEKVEDELKAEKRKLQRELRTALDKIDEMEMTNNHLVKRLEKMKANRNALLSQQ, from the exons GCGGAGGCGAGGCTTGCGGCGAAGAGGGCGGCTCGGGCGGAGGCCAGGGATATTCGAATGAGGGAACTTGAGCGGCAGCAGAAAGAG CGCTCTTACCACAcatccagcagcagcggcaacAGGAAATGGGGTCAGATCCACCAGTGGATG GCTGACTCAGAAAAGGCCAGAAGCTCTAGTAGTAGTATAACCAGCCGTCATCGTCGG GGGctggatgatgatgtcatgtcaATCCGCAGCTACAGG TCAACCTCATCATCGGCAGCCCGTGACTTGGGGTCCAAGAGTAGATCCAGTTCCCGTAGGAAAGACGTGTTG TCCGATGGCCCCTCCTCTAGCTCCACCCTCAAGACTTCCCGCTCCACT AGTTCTGTGTACAGTGACCTGCATGGCCATAAAagggcctcctccagctcctcgaaGAAAGACCTGCTG ACTGGACTTTACCACGATCAAAGGACCTACAGCAGCCTATCGAAGACCAAACCAACGGCTcctctctccacctccacctatCAGCCTCGG GCCACCacttcctcgtcctccaccgTGGGCGTGGCGCTGCCTCGCAGCTACAGCATG GCCTCTCTCTGCGACGACACCGGCCTTTGCGGCTCAGGGTACAGTTCAAGAGCT CCCTCTGAATACAGCTTGTACTCTGGAGCCGGCTCCACCCACAGCAGCCCTGTG TCCTCCTCTGATGATGACACTGTCAGCAGCGTGTCCCAGGAACGCTTCGGCAGAGGCCGCAGGGACAGTGTG TCGTCTGACTTCTCCGACATTAGTGAGTCGGCTGCTGATTATTTCAGCCGCACCAGCCGGAGAGGCAGTGTTGTGTCTGACCTCGATGATTTGAGCATTCCGGATTTGGACGCT CTGGATGAAAAATGTGACAAGCAGTACACAGATTTTAGTCGG CCGTCTTCCCGATGTACCACCCCGGGCCTCTCGGCTGCCACGTTGGCATCGCTAGGGGGCACCTCGTCACGGCGGGGCAGCGCAGACACGGGCAGTATCTACGACCCCGACACCAGTCTAAGTGAACTTAGG GATATCTATGAACTAAAGGACCAGATTCAGGATGTAGAAGGGCGGTACATGCAAGGGCTTAAAGAGCTGAAG GAATCACTTgccgaggtggaggagaagtatAAGAAAGCCATGGTATCGAATGCACAGCTGGACAACGACAAAGGCAACCTCATCTATCAAGTGGACACACTAAAGGACGTCatagaggagatggaggaacaGACGgctgagatgaagagagagCTGGAGGACAAGACAAAG GAACTAGAAAGACAAAAGCACACGTGTACAGTCCTGCAGCATAAACAAGAAGAGCTGAAAGAGGGACTTCGCCAGAGAGATGAGCTTATAGAG AAACACGGGCTGGTCATCATCCCGGACGGCACTCCCAATGGAGACGTCAACCATGAGCCTCTGTCTTCAGGGATCACCGTGGTCTCCCAGGAGGCCGCCCAGGTGCTGGAGTCTGCAGGAGAGGGCCCGCTGG ATGTCAGGCTACGGAAGTTGGCCGAGGAGAAAGACGAACTGCTGGCTCAGATCAGGAAGCTGAAGaatcagctggaggaggagagacagaaacacacaaagatgGACAGTGCGTGCACAGACGGGGAGAGGATGGAAAACGGTACAGACCTGCACGTTATTGAGATGCAGA gAGATGCCAACAGACAGATTAGtgaatataaattcaagctttcCAAGGCAGAACAGGAAATGGGTACAATGGAACAAAAT ATCAACAGACTTGAAGGGCAAGTGTCCAGGTACAAGTCGTCAGCAGACAGCTCGGAGAAAGTAGAAGACGAACTTAAAGCTGAAAAACGGAAACTTCAACGAGAG CTGCGCACAGCCCTGGATAAGATCGATGAGATGGAGATGACCAACAACCATCTTGTAAAGCGCCTTGAGAAGATGAAGGCCAACAGAAACGCCCTCCTGTCGCAGCAGTGA